One stretch of Nitrospirota bacterium DNA includes these proteins:
- the bioD gene encoding dethiobiotin synthase, translating to MHKGIFITGTDTGVGKTYAASGLLNALKKMGINACPMKPVETGCDIQKGKLIPQDAITLINASGASEPLDVINPYRFRHPIAPSVAAEMENIRIKKQEISSAYNYLLNKYDITVVEGAGGIMTPVYKKYLFLDLIKDLRLPVVIVSRPALGTINHTLLTIEAAKSRGINIHGIIINHAGRIKKGTAERTNPEIIEYLGRVPILGVVPYSKNPVSPLTEKIFSRIAGKILSCL from the coding sequence ATGCATAAAGGCATTTTCATAACAGGCACTGATACAGGCGTCGGCAAGACTTATGCTGCTTCAGGTCTTTTGAACGCACTGAAAAAAATGGGCATAAATGCCTGTCCGATGAAGCCTGTGGAGACAGGATGCGACATCCAAAAAGGGAAACTCATACCGCAGGATGCCATTACTTTAATTAACGCATCAGGCGCAAGCGAACCCCTTGATGTTATTAATCCTTACAGGTTCAGGCATCCGATTGCTCCGTCGGTTGCCGCAGAGATGGAAAATATCCGGATAAAAAAACAGGAAATATCTTCAGCATATAATTACCTTTTAAACAAATATGATATTACAGTCGTTGAAGGCGCCGGAGGAATTATGACGCCTGTATATAAAAAATATCTTTTCCTTGACCTTATCAAAGACCTGCGCCTGCCGGTGGTAATCGTCTCAAGACCCGCGCTCGGTACAATAAACCACACACTGCTTACGATAGAGGCGGCAAAAAGCAGGGGAATAAATATTCATGGAATAATAATAAACCATGCAGGCAGAATCAAAAAAGGCACGGCTGAAAGAACAAATCCGGAGATAATAGAATATCTCGGGCGCGTGCCAATACTCGGAGTTGTTCCATATTCAAAAAATCCGGTTTCACCATTAACTGAAAAAATCTTTTCCCGAATTGCCGGAAAGATTTTATCATGTCTTTAG